One part of the Streptomyces sp. NBC_00286 genome encodes these proteins:
- the nhaA gene encoding Na+/H+ antiporter NhaA — MPAPPPAPTATKRKVLGRLSLPERNFVAEALRTETLGGVLLLLAAIAALIWANSGWKDSYESVRDFHFGPASLGLDLSIGHWAADGLLAVFFFVAGIELKRELVAGDLKDPRAAVLPVVAALCGMAVPALVYTLVSSTGGGSLAGWAVPTATDIAFALAVLAVIGTSLPSALRAFLLTLAVVDDLFAILIIAVFFTDHLDFAALGGAVVGLAVFWLLLRRGVRGWYVYVPLALVIWGLMYNSGIHATIAGVAMGLMLRCTTHEGEAHSPGEHIEHLVRPLSAGFAVPLFALFSAGVAVSGNAIGEVFTRPETLGVVLGLVVGKAVGIFGGTWLAARFTRAELSEDLAWPDVFAVSSLAGIGFTVSLLIGELAFEGDEVLTDEIKAAVLTGSLIAAVVASVLLKIRNAKYRKLCEAEELDEDLDGIPDIYEQDNPEYHLRMADIYERKAAEHRRLAEVTAGASEENNGPA, encoded by the coding sequence GTGCCCGCGCCCCCGCCCGCTCCCACCGCCACCAAGCGCAAGGTCCTCGGACGGCTCTCGCTCCCCGAGCGGAACTTCGTCGCGGAAGCCCTGCGCACCGAAACCCTCGGCGGCGTGCTGCTGCTGCTCGCCGCGATCGCCGCGCTGATCTGGGCGAACAGCGGCTGGAAGGACAGCTACGAGTCCGTCCGCGACTTCCACTTCGGGCCCGCCTCGCTCGGACTCGATCTCTCCATCGGGCACTGGGCCGCCGACGGACTGCTCGCGGTCTTCTTCTTCGTCGCCGGCATCGAGCTCAAGCGTGAGCTGGTCGCCGGTGATCTCAAGGACCCCAGGGCCGCCGTACTCCCGGTCGTCGCCGCGCTCTGCGGCATGGCGGTGCCCGCGCTCGTCTACACGCTGGTCAGCAGCACAGGCGGCGGCTCGCTCGCCGGCTGGGCCGTGCCGACCGCGACCGATATCGCCTTCGCGCTCGCCGTTCTCGCCGTCATCGGTACGTCGCTGCCGAGCGCCCTGCGCGCCTTCCTGCTCACCCTCGCGGTCGTCGACGACCTCTTCGCGATCCTGATCATCGCGGTGTTCTTCACCGACCACCTGGACTTCGCGGCCCTCGGGGGCGCCGTCGTCGGCCTCGCCGTCTTCTGGCTGCTGCTGAGGAGGGGCGTACGCGGCTGGTATGTGTACGTGCCGCTCGCCCTGGTCATCTGGGGGCTGATGTACAACAGCGGCATCCACGCCACCATCGCCGGTGTCGCGATGGGCCTGATGCTGCGCTGCACGACACACGAGGGCGAGGCGCACTCCCCGGGTGAGCACATCGAGCATCTCGTACGGCCCTTGTCGGCGGGCTTCGCCGTGCCGCTGTTCGCGCTGTTCAGCGCGGGGGTCGCGGTGTCGGGCAACGCGATCGGCGAGGTGTTCACGCGGCCGGAGACGCTGGGGGTCGTGCTCGGTCTTGTCGTCGGCAAGGCGGTCGGCATCTTCGGCGGTACGTGGCTGGCGGCCCGCTTCACCCGGGCCGAGCTTTCCGAGGACCTGGCCTGGCCGGACGTCTTCGCGGTGTCCTCCCTCGCGGGCATCGGCTTCACCGTCTCGCTGCTCATCGGCGAACTCGCCTTCGAGGGCGACGAGGTGCTCACCGACGAGATCAAGGCCGCCGTCCTGACGGGCTCCCTGATCGCGGCCGTCGTCGCGAGCGTCCTGCTCAAGATTCGGAACGCCAAGTACCGCAAGCTGTGCGAGGCCGAGGAGCTGGACGAGGACCTCGACGGCATCCCCGACATCTACGAGCAGGACAACCCGGAGTACCACCTGAGGATGGCGGACATCTACGAGCGGAAGGCCGCCGAACATCGCAGGCTTGCCGAAGTGACCGCCGGGGCAAGCGAGGAGAACAACGGTCCGGCATGA
- the acs gene encoding acetate--CoA ligase has translation MAWDTTDTLGKGDVVSNESLANLLREERRFAPPADLAANANVTAEAYEQAKADRLGFWAEQARRLTWATEPTETLDWSNPPFAKWFADGKLNVAYNCVDRHVEAGHGDRVAIHFEGEPGDSKAITYAELKDEVSRAANALTEIGVEKGDRVAIYLPMIPEAVVAMLACARIGAAHSVVFGGFSADAIATRIEDASAKLVITADGGYRRGKPSALKPAVDEAVARVDGVDKVLVVRRTGQEVDWTEGRDIWWHEITQKQSAEHTPEAFDAEQPLFILYTSGTTGKPKGILHTSGGYLTQAAYTHHAVFDLKPETDVYWCTADIGWVTGHSYITYGPLANGATQVMYEGTPDTPHQGRFWEIIQKYGVTILYTAPTVIRMFMKWGDDIPAKFDLSSLRVLGSVGEPINPEAWIWYRKHIGADKCPVVDTWWQTETGAMMISPLPGVTEAKPGSAQRALPGISATVVDDEANEVPDGGGGYLVLTEPWPSMLRTIWGDDQRFLDTYWSRFEGKYFAGDGAKKDEDGDIWLLGRVDDVMLVSGHNISTTEVESALVSHPSVAEAAVVGAADETTGQAIVAFVILRGSAAETADLVGELRAHVSKALGPIAKPKRILPVAELPKTRSGKIMRRLLRDVAENRELGDVTTLTDSTVMDLIQTKLPSAASED, from the coding sequence CTGGCCTGGGACACAACGGACACCCTGGGAAAGGGAGATGTCGTGAGCAACGAAAGCCTGGCCAACCTGCTTCGTGAGGAGCGCAGGTTCGCGCCGCCCGCCGACCTGGCCGCGAACGCCAACGTCACTGCGGAGGCGTACGAGCAGGCCAAGGCTGACCGGCTCGGTTTCTGGGCCGAGCAGGCGCGCCGGCTGACCTGGGCCACCGAGCCGACCGAGACGCTGGACTGGTCGAACCCGCCCTTCGCCAAATGGTTCGCGGACGGAAAGCTGAACGTCGCGTACAACTGCGTAGACCGCCACGTGGAGGCCGGGCACGGCGACCGGGTCGCGATCCACTTCGAGGGCGAGCCCGGCGACAGCAAGGCCATCACCTACGCCGAGTTGAAGGACGAGGTCTCCAGGGCCGCCAACGCCCTTACGGAGATCGGAGTTGAGAAGGGCGACCGGGTCGCCATCTACCTGCCGATGATTCCCGAAGCCGTCGTCGCGATGCTGGCCTGCGCCCGTATCGGCGCCGCGCACTCGGTCGTCTTCGGCGGCTTCTCGGCCGACGCCATCGCCACCCGTATCGAGGATGCCAGCGCGAAGCTGGTCATCACCGCGGACGGCGGCTACCGCCGCGGCAAGCCCTCCGCGCTCAAGCCCGCCGTCGACGAGGCGGTCGCGCGGGTCGACGGCGTCGACAAGGTCCTCGTCGTGCGCCGTACGGGCCAGGAGGTCGACTGGACCGAGGGCCGCGACATCTGGTGGCACGAGATCACGCAGAAGCAGTCCGCGGAGCACACGCCCGAGGCGTTCGACGCCGAGCAGCCACTGTTCATCCTCTACACCTCGGGGACGACGGGTAAGCCGAAGGGCATCCTGCACACCTCCGGCGGCTACCTCACGCAGGCCGCGTACACCCATCACGCCGTCTTCGACCTCAAGCCGGAGACCGACGTCTACTGGTGCACGGCCGACATCGGCTGGGTGACGGGCCACTCGTACATCACGTACGGGCCGCTCGCGAACGGCGCGACGCAGGTGATGTACGAGGGCACGCCGGACACCCCTCACCAGGGCCGCTTCTGGGAGATCATCCAGAAGTACGGCGTGACGATCCTCTACACCGCGCCCACCGTGATCCGCATGTTCATGAAGTGGGGCGACGACATCCCCGCGAAGTTCGACCTGTCCAGCCTTCGCGTGCTGGGGTCGGTGGGCGAGCCGATCAACCCCGAGGCGTGGATCTGGTATCGCAAGCACATCGGCGCCGACAAGTGCCCGGTCGTGGACACCTGGTGGCAGACCGAGACCGGCGCGATGATGATCTCGCCGCTGCCGGGCGTGACGGAGGCCAAGCCCGGTTCCGCGCAGCGCGCGCTGCCCGGCATCTCCGCGACGGTCGTCGACGACGAGGCGAACGAAGTGCCGGACGGTGGCGGCGGCTATCTCGTCCTCACCGAGCCGTGGCCGTCGATGCTGCGCACCATCTGGGGCGATGACCAGCGGTTCCTCGACACGTACTGGTCGCGGTTCGAGGGCAAGTACTTCGCCGGGGACGGTGCCAAGAAGGACGAGGACGGCGACATCTGGCTGCTCGGCCGGGTCGACGACGTGATGCTCGTGTCCGGGCACAACATCTCCACCACCGAGGTCGAGTCGGCGCTCGTCTCACACCCCTCCGTCGCCGAGGCGGCGGTCGTGGGCGCGGCGGACGAGACCACCGGCCAGGCGATCGTGGCCTTCGTGATCCTGCGCGGATCGGCCGCCGAGACCGCGGACCTGGTGGGCGAGCTGCGCGCCCACGTCAGCAAGGCCCTCGGCCCGATCGCGAAGCCCAAGCGGATTCTTCCCGTGGCCGAGCTGCCCAAGACCCGCTCCGGCAAGATCATGCGCCGTCTGCTGCGCGACGTCGCCGAGAACCGCGAGCTCGGTGACGTCACCACGCTCACCGACTCCACGGTGATGGACCTGATCCAGACGAAGCTCCCGTCGGCGGCCAGCGAGGACTGA
- a CDS encoding bifunctional SulP family inorganic anion transporter/carbonic anhydrase, whose product MSTCTTPRSDDSSHLPDDGRPHSPPSARRRGPRIAAADVSASIAVFLIALPLSLGIALATGAPLQAGLVAAAAGGLLVGRLGGAPLQVSGPAAGLTVVTADLIQQYGWRTTCAITVLAGLTQLALGFLRVARSALAVSPAIVHGMLAGIGITIAVAQLHIVLGGSPHSSVVDNVRELPAQLADPHLAALATSALTLAVLLLWPRIPGRAGRVVRRVPAALAAVAAATAAAMVAGLRLPRVDLPSWNNHTLAGLPEGPALGIAAAVLTIALVGSVESLLSAVAVDKLAAARKKGPRIPRADLDRELRGQGAANIVSGALGGLPVTGVAVRSAANVQTGAVSRNSTMLHGLWIVIAALLLVPVLDLIPLAALAALVAAVGVQMVSITHIRTVTRHREILVYAATTAGVVLLGVLEGVGIGVGVAVAVALHRLTRTRITHEEDEDGVHHVRVRGQLTFLAVPRLSRALHRVPQGAHAVVELDGSFMDHAAYESLQDWQNAHATHGGSVELTGRGGTRITEPAGATQCHCRPWTPWRNHQCAQPSRTAPPDGGAGELASGISAFQRNTAPLVRGELARLAREGQQPSQLFLTCADSRLVTSMITSSGPGDLFVVRNVGNLVPPPGEESGDDSVAAAIEYAVEVLKVRSITVCGHSGCGAMQALLHAEPTGGRTPLKRWLRHGLPSLERVAAKDGPLARIAGRAPADAVEQLCLTNVVQQLEHLRAHESVARALRAGELELHGMYFHVGEAQAYLLTGAPEGQRSLESQEWPGRQESPDRQEAPAGQKSPEKQQAPDKQQAPGDRSEGEPGGMVFDRVEARALYEVGASAHPANSP is encoded by the coding sequence ATGTCCACTTGCACCACCCCTCGAAGCGACGACTCCTCGCATCTGCCCGACGATGGGAGGCCGCACAGCCCGCCCTCCGCCCGCCGCCGCGGTCCCCGGATCGCGGCCGCCGATGTGTCCGCTTCGATCGCCGTCTTCCTGATCGCGCTGCCGCTGTCCCTCGGCATCGCCCTGGCGACCGGGGCGCCGTTGCAGGCGGGCCTCGTCGCCGCCGCCGCAGGGGGGCTCCTGGTCGGCCGGCTCGGTGGCGCGCCGCTCCAGGTGAGCGGGCCCGCTGCCGGGCTCACGGTGGTCACCGCCGACCTCATCCAGCAGTACGGCTGGCGTACGACGTGTGCCATCACCGTGCTCGCCGGGCTCACCCAACTCGCCCTGGGCTTCCTGCGGGTGGCGCGCTCGGCCCTCGCCGTGAGCCCCGCGATCGTGCACGGCATGCTGGCCGGCATCGGCATCACCATCGCCGTCGCCCAGTTGCACATCGTGCTCGGCGGCTCACCGCACAGCTCCGTCGTCGACAACGTCCGCGAGTTGCCCGCCCAGTTGGCCGACCCGCATCTGGCGGCGCTGGCGACGAGCGCCCTGACGCTGGCCGTACTGCTGCTGTGGCCGCGCATTCCTGGGCGGGCGGGGCGAGTTGTCCGTAGAGTGCCGGCGGCGCTCGCCGCGGTCGCGGCGGCCACGGCGGCTGCGATGGTCGCCGGGCTGCGGCTGCCCCGGGTCGACCTGCCCTCCTGGAACAACCACACGCTCGCCGGGCTGCCGGAAGGGCCGGCACTGGGCATCGCCGCGGCCGTGCTGACCATCGCGCTGGTCGGCAGCGTCGAGTCGCTGCTCTCCGCGGTGGCCGTGGACAAACTGGCCGCCGCCCGCAAGAAGGGGCCGCGCATCCCGCGCGCGGACCTCGACCGGGAGCTACGCGGCCAGGGCGCGGCGAACATCGTCTCCGGGGCGCTGGGCGGACTGCCCGTCACGGGCGTCGCGGTGCGCAGCGCGGCCAACGTCCAGACGGGCGCCGTAAGCCGCAACTCCACGATGCTGCACGGCCTGTGGATCGTGATCGCCGCACTGCTGCTGGTGCCCGTACTGGACCTGATCCCGCTGGCCGCACTCGCCGCGCTGGTGGCGGCCGTCGGCGTACAGATGGTGTCGATCACCCACATCCGCACCGTCACCCGCCACCGCGAGATCCTGGTGTACGCGGCCACCACGGCGGGCGTGGTACTCCTCGGCGTCCTCGAAGGCGTGGGGATCGGCGTCGGCGTAGCCGTGGCCGTGGCGCTGCACCGGCTGACCCGTACGCGCATCACCCACGAAGAGGACGAGGACGGCGTCCACCATGTGCGCGTCCGCGGGCAGTTGACGTTTCTCGCCGTGCCGCGGCTCAGCCGGGCGCTGCATCGGGTGCCCCAAGGCGCCCATGCCGTCGTGGAGTTGGATGGCTCCTTCATGGACCACGCGGCATACGAGTCGCTGCAGGACTGGCAGAACGCGCACGCCACGCACGGCGGATCGGTGGAACTGACCGGGCGGGGAGGCACGAGGATCACCGAGCCAGCGGGCGCCACCCAGTGCCACTGCCGACCCTGGACACCATGGCGCAACCACCAGTGCGCGCAGCCGTCGCGGACCGCGCCGCCGGACGGGGGTGCGGGCGAACTGGCCAGCGGTATCAGCGCGTTCCAGCGCAACACCGCTCCCCTGGTGCGCGGCGAGCTGGCCCGGCTTGCGCGGGAGGGCCAGCAGCCCTCGCAGCTCTTCCTGACCTGCGCCGACTCCCGGCTGGTCACCTCGATGATCACCTCCAGTGGCCCCGGCGACCTCTTCGTCGTACGCAATGTCGGCAATCTCGTGCCGCCGCCCGGCGAGGAGAGCGGTGACGACTCGGTGGCGGCCGCGATCGAGTACGCGGTGGAGGTGCTCAAGGTGAGATCCATCACCGTGTGCGGGCACTCCGGATGCGGGGCGATGCAGGCGCTGCTGCACGCCGAACCCACCGGTGGGCGGACGCCGTTGAAGCGGTGGCTGCGGCACGGGCTGCCGAGTCTGGAGCGGGTAGCCGCGAAGGACGGGCCGCTGGCGAGGATTGCCGGACGGGCGCCCGCCGACGCCGTCGAGCAGCTCTGTCTGACCAACGTGGTGCAGCAGTTGGAACATCTACGGGCCCACGAGTCCGTGGCACGGGCGCTGCGGGCGGGCGAGCTCGAACTGCACGGGATGTACTTCCACGTGGGCGAGGCCCAGGCGTATCTGCTCACGGGCGCGCCCGAAGGCCAGAGGTCACTCGAAAGCCAGGAGTGGCCCGGCAGACAAGAGTCGCCCGATAGGCAGGAGGCGCCCGCCGGTCAGAAGTCGCCCGAGAAGCAGCAGGCACCGGACAAGCAGCAGGCGCCCGGCGACCGGTCCGAGGGCGAGCCCGGCGGCATGGTGTTCGACCGGGTAGAGGCGAGAGCGCTGTACGAAGTCGGGGCCTCGGCCCACCCCGCGAACAGCCCTTAA
- a CDS encoding ATP-binding protein, giving the protein MKIAFVGKGGSGKTTLSSLFIRHLATTGSPVVAVDADINQHLGPALGLDEADAAALPAMGDRLPLIKDYLRGSNPRIASAETMIKTTPPGEGSRLLRVVENNPVYDACARAVELDGGAVRLMVTGPFTEADLGVACYHSKTGAVELCLNHLVDGQSEYIVVDMTAGSDSFASGMFTRFDITFLVAEPTRKGVSVYRQYKEYARDFGVTLKVVGNKVQGQDDIDFLRAEVGDDLLVTVGHSDWVRAMEKGRPPRFEHLEDVNRRALQALQSAADATYELRDWERYTRQMVHFHLKNAQSWGNERTGADLAAQVDPDFVLREAETATA; this is encoded by the coding sequence ATGAAAATTGCTTTCGTTGGGAAGGGCGGCAGCGGCAAGACCACCCTGTCCTCGCTCTTCATCCGTCACCTCGCGACCACGGGATCGCCGGTCGTCGCGGTCGACGCCGACATCAACCAGCACCTCGGGCCCGCACTCGGACTCGATGAGGCGGATGCCGCCGCACTGCCCGCGATGGGCGACCGGCTCCCGCTGATCAAGGACTACCTGCGCGGCTCCAACCCGCGTATCGCCTCCGCCGAGACGATGATCAAGACGACCCCTCCCGGCGAGGGCTCCCGGCTGCTGCGGGTGGTCGAGAACAACCCGGTGTACGACGCCTGTGCGCGAGCCGTGGAACTCGACGGCGGGGCCGTCCGTTTGATGGTCACCGGCCCGTTCACCGAGGCCGATTTGGGAGTGGCTTGCTACCACTCCAAGACCGGTGCAGTGGAGCTCTGCCTGAATCATCTCGTCGACGGCCAGAGCGAGTACATCGTCGTCGACATGACGGCGGGCTCGGACTCCTTCGCGTCCGGCATGTTCACCCGCTTCGACATCACCTTCCTCGTCGCCGAGCCGACCCGGAAGGGGGTCTCCGTCTACCGCCAGTACAAGGAGTACGCGCGCGACTTCGGCGTCACCCTGAAGGTCGTCGGCAACAAGGTGCAGGGCCAGGACGACATCGACTTCCTCCGCGCCGAAGTCGGTGACGACCTCCTGGTGACGGTCGGGCACTCGGACTGGGTGCGAGCCATGGAGAAGGGCCGGCCGCCCCGCTTCGAGCACCTGGAGGACGTCAACCGCCGCGCCCTGCAGGCACTTCAGTCCGCTGCGGACGCCACGTACGAGCTGCGCGACTGGGAGCGCTACACGCGTCAGATGGTGCACTTCCACCTGAAGAACGCGCAGTCCTGGGGCAACGAGCGGACGGGCGCCGACCTGGCCGCCCAGGTCGACCCCGACTTCGTACTGCGCGAGGCCGAGACCGCCACGGCGTGA
- a CDS encoding oxidoreductase has product MSTTGANADPLATLGSLPGVAESVESVRKAVDRVYGHRIMRRRSNEITSEAALRGARGSAALSGADWALEEVRRRTDFSVDGEARVVGAALRLTAEAGQLLSIWRQSPLRVLARLHLVAAADKADEVGRPRQDGESVDEPLIELPLPDAAEVGGRLDGLAQLVIAGSSAPALVTAAVVHGELLALRPFVSHNGLVARAAERIVLVGSGLDPKSVCPAEVGQAEQGRAAYLAAFEGYVSGTPEGMATWIAHCGKAVELGARESTAVCEALQRGAA; this is encoded by the coding sequence ATGAGTACGACAGGTGCGAACGCCGACCCGCTCGCGACCCTGGGCTCGCTGCCCGGCGTCGCCGAATCCGTGGAGTCCGTGCGCAAGGCCGTGGACCGGGTGTACGGGCATCGCATCATGCGGCGCCGCAGTAACGAGATCACCTCCGAGGCCGCACTGCGCGGCGCGCGAGGCTCCGCCGCGCTGTCCGGCGCCGACTGGGCACTCGAAGAGGTGCGCCGGCGCACCGACTTCAGTGTTGACGGCGAGGCCAGAGTGGTGGGCGCAGCCCTCCGATTGACCGCCGAGGCAGGTCAACTCCTGTCCATCTGGCGGCAGTCGCCCCTTCGGGTACTCGCGCGACTACACCTGGTGGCGGCCGCGGACAAGGCGGACGAGGTGGGCCGGCCGCGGCAGGACGGCGAATCCGTCGACGAGCCGCTGATCGAACTGCCGCTGCCCGACGCGGCCGAGGTCGGGGGCCGCCTCGACGGCCTCGCGCAGCTGGTCATCGCGGGCAGCTCCGCACCCGCCCTGGTGACCGCCGCGGTGGTGCACGGCGAACTCCTCGCGCTGCGCCCCTTCGTCTCCCACAACGGCCTGGTCGCGCGCGCGGCCGAACGCATCGTCCTGGTCGGCAGTGGCCTCGACCCGAAGTCCGTCTGCCCGGCCGAGGTCGGCCAGGCGGAACAGGGCCGCGCGGCCTATCTGGCCGCCTTCGAGGGCTACGTTTCCGGCACCCCGGAGGGCATGGCGACCTGGATCGCCCACTGTGGCAAGGCGGTTGAGCTGGGCGCGCGGGAGTCGACGGCGGTGTGCGAGGCGCTGCAGCGCGGGGCGGCGTGA
- a CDS encoding HAD family hydrolase yields MLTLVENHSLPRTAAFFDLDKTVIAKSSTLTFSKSFYQGGLINRRAVLRTAYAQFVFLAGGADHDQMERMREYLSALCRGWNVQQVKEIVAETLHDLIDPIIYDEAASLIEEHHLAGRDVVIVSTSGTEVVEPIGELLGADRVVATRMVVGDDGCFTGDVEYYAYGPTKAEAIKELAASEGYDLSRCYAYSDSATDIPMLEAVGHPHAVNPDRALRREATTRAWPILDFHHPVRLKQRLSVPPRPALVAAAAIGAAAATAGLVWYASRRRSVVG; encoded by the coding sequence ATGCTCACCCTCGTGGAAAACCACTCCTTGCCCCGCACAGCGGCCTTCTTTGATCTGGACAAGACGGTCATTGCGAAGTCGAGCACGCTCACGTTCAGCAAGTCGTTCTACCAAGGTGGACTGATCAACCGCCGGGCTGTGTTGCGTACCGCATATGCCCAGTTTGTCTTCCTTGCGGGCGGCGCCGACCACGACCAGATGGAGCGGATGCGCGAGTATCTGTCCGCGCTCTGCCGCGGCTGGAACGTCCAGCAGGTCAAGGAGATCGTCGCCGAGACGCTGCACGACCTGATCGACCCGATCATCTACGACGAGGCGGCGTCCCTCATCGAGGAGCACCACCTCGCCGGTCGCGATGTCGTGATCGTCTCCACCTCCGGGACGGAGGTCGTCGAGCCCATCGGTGAACTGCTCGGCGCGGACCGGGTGGTGGCGACCCGCATGGTCGTGGGCGACGACGGCTGCTTCACAGGCGATGTGGAGTACTACGCGTACGGTCCGACGAAGGCCGAGGCGATCAAGGAGCTGGCCGCGTCCGAGGGGTACGACCTCTCGCGCTGCTATGCCTACAGCGACTCCGCGACCGACATCCCGATGCTCGAAGCCGTAGGCCATCCCCACGCCGTCAATCCCGACCGTGCGCTGCGCCGCGAGGCCACTACGCGCGCGTGGCCCATACTCGACTTCCACCATCCGGTGCGACTAAAGCAGCGGCTGTCCGTGCCGCCCCGGCCCGCCCTGGTCGCGGCGGCGGCGATAGGTGCGGCGGCGGCCACCGCCGGCCTCGTCTGGTACGCGAGCCGACGCCGTTCGGTGGTGGGCTGA
- the ssd gene encoding septum site-determining protein Ssd: MAGAITYDRTSAAEGRQGRPLIVTEDVELLDDLLRLCAAAGARPEVHHGVPERGGGWDTAPLVLVGDDAARRVRGAGRRRGVVLVGRDQDDPGVWQRAVEIGADHVLLLPDGEQWLVDRIADVAEGVGPPALTVGVIGGRGGAGSSTLACALAVTSAREGRRTLLVDADPLGGGLDVLLGGETAEGLRWPAFAGSRGRVGGGALEESLPELHALRVLSWDRGDCVVIAPEAVRAVLAAARRRGGTVVVDLPRRIDEGVAEVLAQLDLGLLVVPAELRAVAAAGRVASVVGMVLRDLRVAVRGPYAPGLDDKEVARLLGLPLAGEVPVEAGLPVAQERGAPPGADARGPLARFCSAFWERAAMAGGGV; the protein is encoded by the coding sequence GTGGCGGGAGCCATCACATACGACCGGACGTCGGCCGCCGAGGGGCGACAGGGCAGGCCGTTGATCGTCACGGAGGACGTGGAACTGCTGGACGACCTGCTGCGGCTGTGCGCCGCGGCGGGCGCCAGGCCCGAGGTCCACCACGGGGTGCCGGAGCGCGGAGGCGGCTGGGACACGGCGCCCTTGGTGCTGGTCGGCGATGATGCCGCGCGGCGGGTGCGCGGGGCAGGGCGCAGGCGCGGAGTGGTGCTGGTAGGGCGGGATCAGGACGATCCGGGGGTGTGGCAGCGGGCCGTGGAGATCGGCGCCGATCATGTCCTGCTGCTGCCCGATGGCGAACAATGGCTGGTCGACCGGATCGCCGACGTGGCCGAAGGAGTCGGCCCGCCAGCGCTCACCGTCGGCGTGATCGGCGGTCGCGGAGGGGCCGGTTCCTCCACGCTCGCCTGCGCGCTCGCGGTCACCTCGGCGCGCGAGGGGCGGCGCACCCTGCTCGTGGACGCGGATCCGCTGGGTGGCGGACTCGACGTACTCCTCGGTGGAGAGACGGCCGAGGGCCTGCGCTGGCCTGCCTTCGCCGGCTCGCGCGGCCGGGTCGGCGGCGGTGCTCTGGAGGAGTCGCTGCCCGAGCTGCACGCCTTGCGGGTCCTCAGCTGGGATCGCGGCGACTGTGTCGTCATCGCGCCCGAGGCCGTACGGGCTGTCCTGGCTGCGGCCCGACGGCGAGGCGGCACCGTGGTCGTGGACCTGCCGCGCCGGATCGACGAAGGCGTCGCGGAGGTTCTCGCCCAGCTGGACCTCGGGCTCCTCGTGGTCCCCGCCGAGCTGCGCGCCGTCGCGGCGGCAGGGCGGGTGGCGTCCGTGGTCGGCATGGTCCTGCGCGATTTGCGGGTCGCGGTACGAGGGCCGTACGCACCCGGCCTCGACGACAAGGAGGTGGCCCGACTGCTCGGGCTCCCCCTGGCGGGCGAAGTCCCCGTGGAGGCGGGACTGCCGGTGGCCCAGGAACGCGGGGCTCCACCCGGAGCCGACGCACGGGGACCGCTTGCTCGCTTCTGCTCCGCCTTCTGGGAGCGGGCCGCGATGGCGGGAGGGGGCGTATGA
- a CDS encoding TadA family conjugal transfer-associated ATPase, whose protein sequence is MKWPADEELLDGVRQWLAESGAEPTPARVAQALRDQGRVLGDAEVLGAAERLRSELVGTGPLEPLLADPSVTDVLVSAPDRVWVDRGGGLELTAVSFPDAAAVRRLAQRLAAVAGRRLDDAHPWVDARLPDGTRLHAVLPPVAVGSTCLSLRVVRPRAFTLDELVTAGTVPPGGDRVLRALLDARLSFLISGGTGSGKTTLLSALLGLIGPGERIVLAEDSAELRPDHPHVVRLESRPANQEGAGLVTLQDLVRQALRMRPDRLVVGEVRGPEVVHLLAALNTGHEGGCGTVHANAAAGVPARLEALGTAAGLDRAALHSQVAAALSVVLHLVRDRAGRRRIAEVHVLERDPAGLVVTVPALRWGAEAFAYERGWERLRGLLGERSESS, encoded by the coding sequence GTGAAGTGGCCCGCCGATGAAGAGCTGTTGGACGGGGTGCGGCAGTGGCTGGCCGAGAGTGGGGCCGAGCCGACTCCAGCCCGGGTGGCGCAGGCTTTGCGGGACCAGGGGCGGGTGCTGGGGGATGCCGAAGTGCTCGGCGCGGCCGAGCGGTTGCGCTCTGAGCTGGTCGGGACCGGCCCGCTGGAGCCGCTGCTCGCCGATCCCTCGGTGACCGATGTGCTGGTCTCGGCGCCCGACCGGGTGTGGGTGGACCGGGGCGGTGGCCTGGAGCTGACGGCCGTCTCCTTTCCGGACGCGGCGGCCGTACGACGGCTTGCGCAGCGCCTCGCGGCCGTGGCCGGGCGGCGGCTCGACGACGCGCACCCCTGGGTCGACGCCCGGCTTCCGGACGGCACGCGTCTGCATGCCGTGCTGCCACCGGTCGCGGTCGGCTCGACGTGCCTGTCGTTGCGGGTCGTGCGTCCGCGGGCGTTCACACTCGACGAGTTGGTGACGGCGGGGACGGTACCTCCGGGTGGCGACCGGGTGTTGAGGGCACTGCTCGATGCCCGGCTGTCTTTCTTGATCAGCGGTGGCACGGGCAGCGGCAAAACAACCCTCTTGAGTGCCCTTCTGGGGCTGATCGGACCGGGTGAGCGGATCGTGCTCGCCGAGGACTCGGCGGAGCTCCGCCCCGACCATCCCCATGTCGTACGCCTCGAATCCAGACCTGCCAACCAGGAGGGCGCCGGACTCGTCACGCTCCAAGACCTGGTGCGCCAGGCCCTGCGGATGCGGCCGGACCGGCTGGTGGTCGGCGAGGTGCGCGGGCCCGAAGTCGTCCATCTGCTGGCGGCTTTGAACACCGGGCACGAAGGCGGCTGCGGCACCGTCCACGCGAACGCCGCGGCCGGGGTGCCCGCCCGTTTGGAGGCGCTGGGTACGGCGGCGGGGCTCGACCGGGCGGCCCTGCACAGTCAGGTCGCGGCAGCCCTTTCGGTGGTGCTTCACCTCGTACGCGACCGGGCAGGGCGGCGGCGGATCGCCGAAGTTCATGTGCTGGAGCGGGATCCGGCGGGGCTCGTGGTGACGGTGCCGGCGCTGCGCTGGGGCGCGGAGGCCTTCGCGTATGAGCGGGGCTGGGAGCGGCTGCGGGGGCTGCTCGGTGAGAGGAGTGAGAGCTCGTGA